AGGGCGTGGCGGCCGGACAGGACACTGATCACTTGAGAAGGATCGATTGTGAGCCGGCTGTGATAGAGAGCCCACCTGCCGTCAACAAGAGCCAGACTGCCAGGCAGTTTGGCACCTTATTGCCCGAGCAAACGCCGTCATCCTTTGGACGCGGCGCTGGGAAGGACAACGAGGCCGCTTGTCGGCTGGAGGAGCTCCACACAGAGTGGCGAGCTCTGAAGAGAGAGCAGGCCGAGTTCGACAGAGAGCTGATCGATTTGGAGCGAGACAGGGAGGCGCTGGACAGAGACACGGCCGCtctagagagagacagagtggccatagagagagacaggggagcCGTGGAGAGAGACCGAGTGGCTCTGGATCGAGACCGAGTTGTTCTGGATCGAGACCGAGCGTTCCTGGACAGAGACCGAGCGTTCCTGGAGAGAGACCGAGTGTTCCTGGAGAGATCCAGAGAGGActtggaaagagagagagcgctgctgaggagagagagggccgtcctgcagagggaggggccAGCCGTGGACGGAGATCAGGCCGAAGTGACCACAGAGAAGGAAGTGGTGCTGCAAACTAGGTTCTTCCAGAGGCTGATGGCTGCGGACCTGGACCCGGACCAGCTGGAGACAAGACAGAGACTGGTGGGTTTGTTCCAGAGGCTTGTTGAGAAGCTGTGAGTGTCGTGTGATGAAAACCGCGTTTGGACTTCTCACAACTATTTCATGTTCCGTTTTGTGTCAAAAAAGTGTCAAAAGACTCAATATTCCTCTTCTTTAGTGACCAAACTTCAATTTGGGACCTTTCATTTTAACTCTGTGTTGTTCCGGTGTTTATGACATGAAATTTAAATAAAGGTGAAGAGAAACAGGGAGAAATATTTGGTCTGCAATCAGAAGCAACAAACTCACATCTCACTGTGGTCCTtactctcctctccctcatttACTAAATTATGAATCaatcacattatttatttatatttttaatggaCAAGGCTATGACCGGCTGCCGGGCCGTAGGCGCCAGCATCCTTTTTACTATATGATGGATCAATCACTTTATTTATATTagaatttttatattttaaactaTGACATCAGAAGACAATCGTGTTGGTTTTTAGATACGAATGTTCACGTATGAAAGTGGCTGGCCAACGATTCAAATTTTAATcgcaattcaattcatttaattttgtatttcccaaaatcacaaatgactAATTAGCTTCAGAGGGCTttgcagtctgtacacatgaaacatcctctgtcccgaaaccctcacatcaccACAAGAAACACTCTCTCAAAAAGGACTTCGATGGGGAGAAAgaaggcaagaaaaaaaaggaggatcCTCTCCTGGATGGAGAGACTGTGATGGATGTcatccgacaaaagttcttcaatctgatccgttctctcgtaaacattcttcgttttaataatggcggtatcgggctatgaaagcggaaatgtgagactccgtaaaggacgtagttagcggaccaatcgcagcctggtgcgctgcgggaggcttgcgtcgcttgcgtcgaaagcgacgcaagcctagaaaatgtctcgacacacgcaaggaggtgtgaaaaggaacgcaagggacacgcaagggggtcttgcgtct
The DNA window shown above is from Gasterosteus aculeatus chromosome X, fGasAcu3.hap1.1, whole genome shotgun sequence and carries:
- the LOC120808847 gene encoding uncharacterized protein LOC120808847 codes for the protein MENTYRMTDKDIRQMIQLRATNADIFTGRKNSALRGWRAIRKEMGIQRVMTAQQLKKKWVNLKHKYRLLKNPPVGMQMSTSSWRWFQLMDEAMTGRLAGTATVLRPSPSSDDEEDNFAATPPPMLLLPKTEASFSELPDVQSGILEDMGTLRGGMQISRIEASGSVVAESRTGSPAEGVAAGQDTDHLRRIDCEPAVIESPPAVNKSQTARQFGTLLPEQTPSSFGRGAGKDNEAACRLEELHTEWRALKREQAEFDRELIDLERDREALDRDTAALERDRVAIERDRGAVERDRVALDRDRVVLDRDRAFLDRDRAFLERDRVFLERSREDLERERALLRRERAVLQREGPAVDGDQAEVTTEKEVVLQTRFFQRLMAADLDPDQLETRQRLVGLFQRLVEKL